A region of the Sphingomonas sp. S2-65 genome:
CCTGTTCGAGGCGCTGGCTGGCGTCGTCTGTTGGCATGCGCCGCGCTATAGGCAGGTGGATGCGCGCCCGCCACCCCTCCCCGCCCAAGCTATGGCTGATGACCGACGAGCGAATGTGCGAGCGGCTGTGGGCGGCTTTGGAACGGATGCCGCGCGGCAGTGGGGTGATTTTTCGGCATTATCGGCTGCCGCTGGCGGAGCGGCGGGCGCTGTTCGCGCGGGTCGCGGCAGTGGCGCGGCGGCGTGGGCTGGTGCTGTTGCGCGCCGGCGAGACGCGGCTCGGGCGCGGGGAGGACGGGACGCACGGCACGCGGCGGCGGGTGCGAGGTTGGTATAGCCGATCTGCGCATTCGCCCGAGGAGGTCGTGGCGGGGGCGCGGGCGGGTGCGGATCTGTTGTTCGTGTCGCCGGTATTTGCCACGCGATCGCATCCCGGCGCGCCGGCGCTGGGGCCGGTGCGGCTGGGGATGCTGGTGCGCGGGGTCGGGGTGCCGGTGATCGCGCTGGGGGGGATGAACGCGCGGTCGGCACGACGGCTGCGGGGGGTAGGCGTATATGGCTGGGCTGGGATCGATGCGTGGACGGGGTGATGCGGCCTATCCTCCCCCTGGCGGGGGAGGATGGACGAACCTGCATTGAACTTGAAGCGCCGGTTAGAAGCGGAAAGCAGTGCCCACATAGACCGCCTGGCTGTCGCGGCGATCGTCTTCGAGCTTGGGCAGGCGGTCACGCTCGCTCTTGTAGCGCACGCCTGCGGTCACATCGAGGTTGCGGGTCAGCGAATAGGAGCCGCCCAGGTCCATCGAATAGCTCGGCTTGTCGCCGATCAGCACCGGCGCGGCACCTTCGATCGGACGGTCGGCGGTCGCCTGGACCCGTCCCGTGACGCGCTTGCCGCTGTAGCTGAACCCAAGATTGGCACGCTCACGGCTACCGGGCTGATGGACCAGTTCGACCTTGGTGACGTCGCCCGACACGGCGAAGCGCTTCCAGCCGACCGACGCACCCAGATTATAGCCGATCGGTGCCAAGCTGACGGCAGCCGGCGCAGCCGCGGCGAATTCCTCACGCTCCAGGCGCACCGTACCGGTAGTGCGGGCACGCACCGCCACGGTCACACCACGGCGGGTGCCGGCGCGGACTTCGGAGGGCGTAAAGCGGAAGCCGGCTTCGGGCATGCCGCTGCGTGCGAGGATTGCAGCGAGCTTGGGATCGGCCGCAGCCGGCGTGAAGGTGCCGAGGCCGCCGCGCGGCGTGAATGCCTGACGCGGCGCAACGCGGCGGTCGACGCCGTTGCGGTCCTGCGCCTGCAAGGCGG
Encoded here:
- a CDS encoding thiamine phosphate synthase is translated as MTDERMCERLWAALERMPRGSGVIFRHYRLPLAERRALFARVAAVARRRGLVLLRAGETRLGRGEDGTHGTRRRVRGWYSRSAHSPEEVVAGARAGADLLFVSPVFATRSHPGAPALGPVRLGMLVRGVGVPVIALGGMNARSARRLRGVGVYGWAGIDAWTG